One stretch of Buteo buteo chromosome Z, bButBut1.hap1.1, whole genome shotgun sequence DNA includes these proteins:
- the GCNT4 gene encoding beta-1,3-galactosyl-O-glycosyl-glycoprotein beta-1,6-N-acetylglucosaminyltransferase 4 isoform X1 — protein MGCRVAHMSVHTHPTHTGTHAHTGAPPSRGARPARDGRAPLRMKRRKCPYKCPSRRKILILCVTGWLIALLKLLHVERHFFPSKGIYLVEHFLSTSSYVRNRYSYLRNEFQYEINCSSIYEQDPHEIGKSLEIRRKEIIDLADEDVIAMTSACHAYRSLRKYHLKPVSPEEESFPVAYSLVVHKDAVMVERLIHSLYSHQNIYCIHYDQKAAKSFKSAMNSLAKCFPNIFIASKLETVDYAHISRLQADFNCLSDLMDSSVPWKYVINLCGQDFPLKSNFELVAELKKLDGGNMLETIKPSSSKRERFTYHYELMKVPYEYMQMPVKTNISKDPPPHNIEIFVGSAYFVLSRAFIQYTLESSLAKDFFEWSRDTYSPDEHFWATLVRVPGVPGEVPRSAQDITDLQSKTRLVKWNYLEDHLYPPCTGTHLRSVCIYGTAELRWLLNYGHWFANKFDSKVDPVLVKCLAEKLAEQQKEWVYLSSDKYFLHINSMNASL, from the coding sequence aatGAAGAGACGCAAGTGTCCCTACAAATGTCCCTCACGAAGGAAGATCCTGATCCTGTGTGTTACGGGGTGGCTGATTGCACTGCTGAAGCTCCTTCATGTCGAAAGACACTTTTTTCCCTCTAAGGGTATTTATTTGGTTGAGCACTTCTTGAGCACTTCTTCTTACGTTAGAAACAGGTATTCCTACCTTAGAAATGAATTCCAGTACGAAATTAATTGTTCATCTATATATGAACAAGATCCCCATGAAATTGGCAAGAGTttagaaataagaagaaaagagataatTGATTTAGCTGATGAAGATGTCATAGCAATGACGAGTGCTTGCCATGCATATCGTTCACTTAGGAAATACCACCTAAAACCTGTTTCACCAGAGGAGGAGAGTTTTCCCGTCGCCTATTCTTTGGTTGTTCACAAAGATGCAGTAATGGTAGAAAGGCTCATACATTCACTGTACAGtcatcaaaatatttactgcATCCATTATgaccaaaaagcagcaaaaagttTCAAATCTGCTATGAACAGTCTAGCTAAATGTTTCCCCAATATTTTCATTGCATCAAAATTGGAGACAGTGGACTATGCACATATTTCGCGTCTGCAGGCAGATTTCAATTGTTTGTCTGATTTGATGGACTCTTCAGTTCCCTGGAAGTATGTTATTAATTTGTGTGGCCAAGATTTCCCTTTGAAGTCAAATTTTGAATTGGTTGCTGAACTGAAGAAACTCGATGGAGGAAACATGCTGGAAACTATAAAGCCAAGCAGTAGCAAAAGAGAACGATTTACTTATCATTATGAACTTATGAAAGTGCCTTATGAATACATGCAGATGCCTGTAAAAACCAACATTTCCAAGGATCCGCCACCTCATAATATTGAGATATTTGTAGGCAGTGCCTATTTTGTTTTAAGCCGAGCATTTATTCAATATACCCTTGAAAGCTCTCTTGCAAAAGATTTTTTCGAGTGGTCAAGGGATACATACTCTCCGGACGAACATTTCTGGGCCACTCTGGTACGCGTTcctggggtccctggggaggttcCAAGGTCAGCCCAGGACATAACAGACCTACAAAGCAAAACTCGTCTGGTGAAATGGAATTATCTTGAAGACCATTTGTATCCTCCCTGCACTGGTACCCACCTTCGCAGTGTCTGCATCTATGGGACTGCAGAATTAAGATGGCTTCTGAATTATGGGCACTGGTTTGCCAACAAATTTGACTCCAAAGTAGACCCTGTCTTGGTAAAATGCTTGGCAGAAAAACTGGCAGAACAACAGAAAGAGTGGGTGTACTTGTCCTCTGATAAATACTTTCTGCACATAAATTCTATGAATGCATCTCTATAG
- the GCNT4 gene encoding beta-1,3-galactosyl-O-glycosyl-glycoprotein beta-1,6-N-acetylglucosaminyltransferase 4 isoform X2, giving the protein MKRRKCPYKCPSRRKILILCVTGWLIALLKLLHVERHFFPSKGIYLVEHFLSTSSYVRNRYSYLRNEFQYEINCSSIYEQDPHEIGKSLEIRRKEIIDLADEDVIAMTSACHAYRSLRKYHLKPVSPEEESFPVAYSLVVHKDAVMVERLIHSLYSHQNIYCIHYDQKAAKSFKSAMNSLAKCFPNIFIASKLETVDYAHISRLQADFNCLSDLMDSSVPWKYVINLCGQDFPLKSNFELVAELKKLDGGNMLETIKPSSSKRERFTYHYELMKVPYEYMQMPVKTNISKDPPPHNIEIFVGSAYFVLSRAFIQYTLESSLAKDFFEWSRDTYSPDEHFWATLVRVPGVPGEVPRSAQDITDLQSKTRLVKWNYLEDHLYPPCTGTHLRSVCIYGTAELRWLLNYGHWFANKFDSKVDPVLVKCLAEKLAEQQKEWVYLSSDKYFLHINSMNASL; this is encoded by the coding sequence atGAAGAGACGCAAGTGTCCCTACAAATGTCCCTCACGAAGGAAGATCCTGATCCTGTGTGTTACGGGGTGGCTGATTGCACTGCTGAAGCTCCTTCATGTCGAAAGACACTTTTTTCCCTCTAAGGGTATTTATTTGGTTGAGCACTTCTTGAGCACTTCTTCTTACGTTAGAAACAGGTATTCCTACCTTAGAAATGAATTCCAGTACGAAATTAATTGTTCATCTATATATGAACAAGATCCCCATGAAATTGGCAAGAGTttagaaataagaagaaaagagataatTGATTTAGCTGATGAAGATGTCATAGCAATGACGAGTGCTTGCCATGCATATCGTTCACTTAGGAAATACCACCTAAAACCTGTTTCACCAGAGGAGGAGAGTTTTCCCGTCGCCTATTCTTTGGTTGTTCACAAAGATGCAGTAATGGTAGAAAGGCTCATACATTCACTGTACAGtcatcaaaatatttactgcATCCATTATgaccaaaaagcagcaaaaagttTCAAATCTGCTATGAACAGTCTAGCTAAATGTTTCCCCAATATTTTCATTGCATCAAAATTGGAGACAGTGGACTATGCACATATTTCGCGTCTGCAGGCAGATTTCAATTGTTTGTCTGATTTGATGGACTCTTCAGTTCCCTGGAAGTATGTTATTAATTTGTGTGGCCAAGATTTCCCTTTGAAGTCAAATTTTGAATTGGTTGCTGAACTGAAGAAACTCGATGGAGGAAACATGCTGGAAACTATAAAGCCAAGCAGTAGCAAAAGAGAACGATTTACTTATCATTATGAACTTATGAAAGTGCCTTATGAATACATGCAGATGCCTGTAAAAACCAACATTTCCAAGGATCCGCCACCTCATAATATTGAGATATTTGTAGGCAGTGCCTATTTTGTTTTAAGCCGAGCATTTATTCAATATACCCTTGAAAGCTCTCTTGCAAAAGATTTTTTCGAGTGGTCAAGGGATACATACTCTCCGGACGAACATTTCTGGGCCACTCTGGTACGCGTTcctggggtccctggggaggttcCAAGGTCAGCCCAGGACATAACAGACCTACAAAGCAAAACTCGTCTGGTGAAATGGAATTATCTTGAAGACCATTTGTATCCTCCCTGCACTGGTACCCACCTTCGCAGTGTCTGCATCTATGGGACTGCAGAATTAAGATGGCTTCTGAATTATGGGCACTGGTTTGCCAACAAATTTGACTCCAAAGTAGACCCTGTCTTGGTAAAATGCTTGGCAGAAAAACTGGCAGAACAACAGAAAGAGTGGGTGTACTTGTCCTCTGATAAATACTTTCTGCACATAAATTCTATGAATGCATCTCTATAG